ATGTGTACAAATGACTTACTTTGTAATTTTGGAGAGCCATTATTTTTCCTAGATTACTATGCAACTGCAAAACTAGAAGTTGATGCTGCAACTGATGTTGTAAAAGGTATTGCAGAAGGTTGTATTAGATCTGAGTGTGCATTAGTAGGTGGTGAAACTGCTGAAATGCCTGGTATGTATAAAGAGGGTGATTTTGATTTAGCTGGTTTCTGTGTAGGTATTGCAGAAAAAGAAGAGTTAAATAGAATTGAAAAAATAGAAGAGGGTGATGTATTAATCGCACTTCCTTCTTCAGGTGTTCACTCAAATGGTTTCTCTCTTGTTAGAAAACTTCTTTTAGAAAAACTTGGAATGACTTTAGAAGATGAGTTTGATGGAAAAGTTTTAAAAGATGTATTACTAGAACCAACTAGAATTTATGTAAAAGAGTTCAAAGCTAATAAAGACAAAATCAATGCTTTAGCACATATTACAGGTGGTGGTATTACTGAAAACTTACCAAGAGTACTTCCAGACAACTTAAAAGCAGTTGTTGATAGAAGTAAAATCAAAGTATTACCAATCTTTGATTATATGGGACAGTTTGTAGAGCAAGAAGAGATGTATAGAACATTTAACATGGGTGTTGGTATGGTTCTTGTTGTTAATCCTGCAAATGTAGATTCTGTATTAGAAAACACTGATGGTTATGTAATCGGTGAAATCAAAACTGGAAAAGCAGAAGTAGAATATATCTAATCTTTAAAGTTTAGATTATTTAAAAGGCAAGTTTAAAAGCTTGCCTTTTTTTGTGCATAATATTTTAAAATCTCAATTGTTTTTGAGGCATATCCCCACTCATTATCATACCAAAGTAAAAATTTAATCATTTTCTCTTTCTTTACATCTGTATATCTATGGTCAATAATAGTTGTATGGGCTTGTTTTTTGAAATCACTAGAAACAAGTGGGTCGTAGTTGTTTAAAACTATAGGATAGTTTTGGTTCTTCTCAAACTCTTCAAAAAGCTTTATAATCTCTTCTTTAGAAGTTTTCTCTTCAATAAATAAACATACATTTATAGCTCCCACTGTATCTGTAGGAACTCTTAATGAGTTTGAAGATATTAGTTCGTGGTTGATTTTGGGTTCTATAAAAGAACAAGCCTTTATAGTAGTTGTATTATTTGGAATAATATTTTGTGTAGCAGACCTTCCAAACTCGAAGTTATAGTCTACATCTCTAGTTGCACTTCCTACAAAACTTCCATCTAAAACCCTTTGATGATTTAGTAAAGGGTGTATAGTTGAAAT
The sequence above is a segment of the Arcobacter sp. F155 genome. Coding sequences within it:
- the purM gene encoding phosphoribosylformylglycinamidine cyclo-ligase; amino-acid sequence: MSTVSYKDAGVDIDAGNQFVENIKPHVKSTLIPGVLGGIGSFAGAFELPTGYKNPVLLSGTDGVGTKLKLAIDSKKFDTVGIDLVAMCTNDLLCNFGEPLFFLDYYATAKLEVDAATDVVKGIAEGCIRSECALVGGETAEMPGMYKEGDFDLAGFCVGIAEKEELNRIEKIEEGDVLIALPSSGVHSNGFSLVRKLLLEKLGMTLEDEFDGKVLKDVLLEPTRIYVKEFKANKDKINALAHITGGGITENLPRVLPDNLKAVVDRSKIKVLPIFDYMGQFVEQEEMYRTFNMGVGMVLVVNPANVDSVLENTDGYVIGEIKTGKAEVEYI
- a CDS encoding glyceraldehyde 3-phosphate dehydrogenase NAD-binding domain-containing protein — encoded protein: MKEKILLNGVGRIGKAILRQSLSDSDFEIVAINEINPYIKNIVYSINHDSTYGNIEDRFTIEDDNFIKNSKTKIKILNHQNIFDIDLKDIDYIIDASGIKHDIKSLEKLDVKAIFLTHANENAHKNIILGVNEQELNTNKHKVISTSSCNATALLPALKIIDESKKIICGDISTIHPLLNHQRVLDGSFVGSATRDVDYNFEFGRSATQNIIPNNTTTIKACSFIEPKINHELISSNSLRVPTDTVGAINVCLFIEEKTSKEEIIKLFEEFEKNQNYPIVLNNYDPLVSSDFKKQAHTTIIDHRYTDVKKEKMIKFLLWYDNEWGYASKTIEILKYYAQKKASF